The sequence ATAAACGCCTATGCGAAAGCGGTGCCAGTCTGACACCGGGCCACGCCCGGCGGAAGCCACCCGGATCGGGCGGACCGCAACATCGCGGAGCCCGGCGGCGCGGGAAGCGGGTGGCGCCGGCGCGCCGACCGGGTGAAAATGGGTGCTCATTTCCCAGCCGGGTGTGCCATGAACCTTCCTCCCTCTTCCGACGCCTCCCCGTCGCATACCCTGCAGCGCCCTTTCCGGCTTGACGGCCGCGTCGCGCTGGTAACGGGGGCGGGGCGCGGGCTCGGCTTCGAAATGGCGAAGGCGCTCGCCGCCGCCGGCGCCCGGGTGGTGATCAATGGCCGCCACGCCGGACGGCTGGACGCCGCCGCCGCCGCTCTCGCCGCCGCGACCGGCCGCGCGGTCGCCACTGCCCCCTTCGATGTCGCCGACGCCGACGCCGGCCGCGCGGCCATCGCCGCCATAGCGGGGGAACATGGCCGGCTCGACATTTTGGTCAACAATGTCGGCGCCCGCGACCGACGGCCGCTGAAGGATTTCACCGCCGGCGAAATGGAGGCGCTGATCGCCGCCGATCTCATCGGCCCGATGCTGCTGGCGCGCGAAGCAGCAGAGCACATGGCGGCGCACCGGCATGGCCGGCTGATCACCGTCACCTCGATCGCCGCCCACATCGCCAACCGCCATGATCCCGTCTACACCGCCGCCAAGGCCGGGCTCGGCGGGCTGATGCGGGCGCTGGCGGTGGATTATGCGC is a genomic window of Ancylobacter sp. IITR112 containing:
- a CDS encoding SDR family oxidoreductase; amino-acid sequence: MNLPPSSDASPSHTLQRPFRLDGRVALVTGAGRGLGFEMAKALAAAGARVVINGRHAGRLDAAAAALAAATGRAVATAPFDVADADAGRAAIAAIAGEHGRLDILVNNVGARDRRPLKDFTAGEMEALIAADLIGPMLLAREAAEHMAAHRHGRLITVTSIAAHIANRHDPVYTAAKAGLGGLMRALAVDYARAGITSNAIAPGMFATETNAGLVADAAFSAFVDTRVPVGRWGHPPEIGAAAVFLASDEASFVNGHVLIVDGGQSIRM